One Cucumis sativus cultivar 9930 chromosome 1, Cucumber_9930_V3, whole genome shotgun sequence DNA segment encodes these proteins:
- the LOC101220771 gene encoding F-box protein At3g07870, which translates to MEDMERQIENMEISERRMTINCGKGLPPLIAKTIFSKLVISDLPSCRLVSNTWNDLVLDYASSTQLQFLKNAFLLSTSDRGLNYKLCNPKMHCINLDTRQLSNDFDFDLESEFIKSASLQFDGDWTYTIIMAGSCNGLMLISKCSDYTWCQGIFNPMTNEFLQVSEHGTFDDFYLYGFGFSPITKQYKLFRVFDKGFRCRRTSSTVDTHYTMEVLTFGRSGTNHSIPIHNQWRRLHTLPFEIVADGVYLNGIIYWLVKEKDFLVLFFTDALFYCGVAVFLFLIDRSRRTAESDTLKNSYQTLSNQFGRGISSVATLALSLIIPMVTMGLVWPWTGPAASAKLAPYLVGIVVQFAFEQYARCKKSCSWPVIQIVFQVYRLHQLNITAQLVTTLSFTIKGAEMTPNNLAINSSLGTLLNVLQCLGIICIWSLSSFLMRFFPSTAATVQ; encoded by the exons ATGGAGGATATGGAAAGACAGATTGAGAATATGGAAATAAGTGAGAGGAGGATGACTATTAACTGCGGTAAAGGGCTACCGCCACTCATTGCTAAAACAATCTTCTCCAAACTCGTAATCTCCGATTTGCCCTCTTGCAGGTTGGTTTCTAATACTTGGAATGATTTGGTTTTAGATTACGCCTCCTCTACTCAGTTACAATTCCTGAAGAACGCTTTCCTTCTCTCCACCTCTGACCGGGGGctcaattataaattatgcAATCCCAAAATGCATTGTATCAATCTTGATACCAGACAACTTTcgaatgattttgattttgatctgGAATCGGAATTTATTAAATCAGCCTCGTTGCAATTTGATGGTGATTGGACCTATACGATCATAATGGCAGGTTCATGTAATGGTTTGATGCTTATTTCGAAATGTAGTGATTACACTTGGTGTCAAGGCATATTCAATCCCATGACCAATGAGTTCCTACAGGTTTCGGAGCATGGtacttttgatgatttttatcTCTATGGATTTGGTTTCAGCCCtattacaaaacaatacaaattattCAGAGTTTTCGACAAAGGATTTAGATGTAGGAGGACATCTAGTACGGTTGACACCCACTATACAATGGAAGTTCTGACTTTTGGTAGAAGTGGAACCAACCACAGTATCCCTATTCATAACCAATGGAGGCGTCTTCACACCCTCCCTTTTGAGATTGTTGCGGATGGTGTTTACTTGAATGGAATCATCTATTGgttggtaaaagaaaaag ATTTCCTTGTATTATTCTTCACGGATGCACTGTTCTATTGTGGTGTTGctgtgtttctttttttaattgatcGTTCAAGGAGAACTGCTGAATCTGACACTTTGAAAAACAGTTATCAAACCCTGTCTAATCAATTTGGACGGGGGATCTCTTCTGTAGCTACCTTAGCACTCAGTTTAATAATACCAATGGTCACCATGGGATTAGTGTGGCCATGGACCGGCCCTGCAGCATCTGCAAAACTAGCACCTTACCTTGTTGGGATTGTTGTCCAATTTGCATTTGAACAGTATGCACGATGCAAGAAATCATGTTCATGGCCTGTTATTCAAATTGTCTTTCAA GTTTATAGATTGCATCAACTTAACATAACAGCTCAACTGGTGACAACACTTTCATTTACCATAAAAGGAGCTGAAATGACTCCAAATAACTTGGCAATAAACAGCTCTCTCGGTACACTGTTGAATGTTCTTCAATGTCTTGGGATAATCTGTATCTGGTCTCTCTCAAGTTTTCTTATGAGGTTTTTCCCATCAACTGCTGCAACAGTGCAGTAA
- the LOC101208007 gene encoding UPF0057 membrane protein At4g30660 has translation MPSRCEIFCEILIAILIPPLGVCLRHGCCTVEFCICLLLTFLGYVPGIIYALYAIVFIDRNEYFDEYRRPLYAPA, from the exons ATGCCATCTCGCTGTGAAATCTTCTGCGAGATTCTCATTGCTATCTTGATTCCTCCTTTGGGCGTCTGTCTCAGGCATGGATGTTGCACC GTTGAGTTTTGTATATGCCTTCTTTTGACATTTCTCGGTTATGTTCCTGGAATCATCTACGCTTTGTATGCCATCGTTTTCATCGATCGCAATGAGTACTTCGATGAATACAGACGTCCTCTGTATGCGCCGGCCTAG